CGCACCCGGCTTCTGGATCGCCTCCGCCATCACGGGCCGTCCGCCATGCGAGGGCGCACCGGGTGCCAAGGCGCGCCCCGAGCAGGTAACGTACCACACCCCGAGCGGCACCTCGATCTCCTGAGATGACAGTGGGTTACGCGTCCTGTTCCGCCGCCGTCTGCCACCCTTCTGTCTCCCGCCCAGGTCGGCCGCCCGTGTCAGAACGACACAGGCGCAGCCAGCGGCGGTAGCTGGGCAGCTCGAGCCGGCGGAAGATCAGCGAGTCGACGGCATCGCGCAGCAGGATCTCGGTGAGGGGGTACTGCCCGTCGGTGGAGGGCTGGAGCTCGCGGACCGCCTGGTCGGCGATCTGCAGCAATTCGTCCCTGCTGATCCTGCTCTTGTGTTCCTCGATCTGCTCCTCGACCCATTCGAGGTAGCGCTGGCGGGGCGTGTTGCGGGGCGCGGCCATGAGCGGACAGAGTAGGCGGCAGGGCAGGCCGGCACAAGTCCGGGAGGTTCAGGACTGGCCGGGTCGGAGCAGGGAGTGGGCGGCGACGATGGTGCGGGCGATCTCGGCCATGGGCAGGCCGCGGTTTTCCGCCTCCCGGTTGAGCAGCGCCAGGGCCTCTTCCTCGGAGAGGCCGCGGGCCTGGATCAGGATGCCTTTGGCCTGCTCGATGACCTTGCGTTCGCGGATCTCGCGCTCGATCTGGGCGGCTTCATCCGTGAAATGGAGCCACTCCTGGAAGCGGTTCCGCGCCACGCTGATGGCGGGGGCGAGGTCTGCGAGCGAGACCGGCTTGACCAGGTAATGGAACACGGGGCTGCGCGTCGCCTGGGCAATGAAGTCGGGGTCGCTGTAGCCGGTGAGCAGCAGGATGGGGATGGGCGTGATCCGGAAGATCTCGCGCGCTGCCTCCAGCCCCGACACTTCCGGCATGCGAATGTCCAGGATGGCGAGCTCGAGGGAGTGGGTTCGGGCCAGCTCGATCGCCTCACGGCCATTGCGGGCCGGACCCACGACCTCGTGTCCCAGGGCTTCGAGTTGCGCCTGGAGCGCGAGGGCGTTCAGCGGTTCGTCTTCGGCAACGAGAATCCTGAGCTGCGTCGCCATTCTGCCGACTCCGGGGATCGGCGTTAGTGGCTGGTCACCGAAATCCCGGCGGCATTCGACTGCTCACCGGACTTCGGAGAGGAGCCACTGGATCCCCGCGGCTGCCGCAACTTTGGCGCCGGCCGCTCCACTCCCCGTGCCCTCGCCCTCGCGCTACTGGACTGGGGCACGCTCGGCGCCGGCGTCGGCGACAACGAAGCCCTCCAGGCCGGCGGCGTTGATGCGGCGGGCCAGTGCGTCGGCGTCGGCTCTGCTGCCGAAGCGGCCTACGCGCACGCGGATCAGCTCGCTACCCGCGACGTACACGATCCGGGGCTCGAATCCGGCCGAGCGCAGTTCGCTGGCGATCTTTTCCGCGCCGGCACGCGCGCGGAACGCGCCCGCCTGAACCGCATACCTGGCGGCTGCCGCGCGCGCGGGCGGTGCGGGGGCCGGCCTCACCGCCAGGCAATGCCGCCGCTCCTCGGCTCGCAGCATAGTCACCAGATCGGCGTCACTGCTAGGCGCTGCCAGCCCGCGCGCGGCTGCGCGGCACGCCTCCTCGCCCTGGCGGCCGGCCGCGTAGGCGCGGGCGAGCCAGAGCAGGCCGGCGGCGCGGCTGGGGCTCTGCGGGTAGTCTGCCGCCAGGCGCTCGAGGTAGGCGAGGCCGCGACTGGTGTCGCCCGCGGCAAGCAGTCCCTGCCCCAGCCGTAGCAGCGCCTCGGAGGCCTGAGGCGCGGTCGGGTAGCCGAGGACGAGGGCGAGGTAATCCGCCTGCGCGGTGTCGCGATCGGTGGCGAGGCTGGCGCGCAGCAGCAGGGCGCGGGCGTGGAGGCCCCCGTCCGCCGGCGCTGCTGCGGCCGCGGCTTCCTGCCACCAGCGCGCCAGCGCGCTACGGGCGGCCGCGTAGTCGCCGGCCCGGGCCAGCGCCTCCGCCCGCTCGACTGCGCCGGCCTGGGGCAGGGCGGCGACCGGGCGGGCGGCGGCAAAAGCCAGCAGGAGTGCGAGCCGCCTCATGCAGCGTCCGCCGCCCGGGCGTGCGCCTCGAGCCGCAGCAGGAGTTCCTGCAGCACGCGATCATCGCCCACCCCGGTGGACTTGATCAGCCGGTCCGCGCGCAGCAGGTCGGCCAGCACGGCATCCAGGGCCGCGGGCGTCCAGCGCCGAGCCTGAGGCATGAGCCGCCGCGCCAGCCAGCGCTGGCCAGCCGGCAGCTCGGCCTCGAGCGCCCGCTCCCCGCCGTGTGCCGCCAGCGCCAGGCGCAGGAACTGGAGACCCAGCCCGGTGACCAGGCTCACGCCCGTCTCGCCCGCGTCCAGCAAGACGGGCAGGGCGGCGCGCGCTTCCGCGAAGCGCGCGCCGCCCACCATGTCGAACCACTCCCAGCGATTCTGCCGCGGCAGGCGTCCCACCACCGCCTCGACGTCCGCCACGCCCACGCGGCGGCGCGCGCCGACGTAGTCCCGCAGCTTGTCCAGTTCCCGCAGCAAGACGCCCAGCTCGGGCCCGATGGCGACACCCAGAGCGCGGGCGGCCTCCGGGTCGAGATCAAGACCCTCCGCCTGCGCCCGCGCCATCAGCCAGCCGGGCGTCTCCCCAGGCCCGAGGGGCAGGAACTCGACGGCGACCGCCCTCCGCTTCAGGCGCTCGTATAGTTGCGCCCGGCTGCCCGCCGGAATGCGCCCGAGCAGCACCAGTGCGAGGCCTGGGGCGGGCCGGTCCAGCAGCGCCTCGACCATTTCCCGCACCCGAGGGAGCCCCGCCAGCGCTTGCGCCTCCCGCACGATCACCACCCGCCACTCCGCCATGAGCGGCGGCATGCCGAGCACCGAGCCCAACCTCTCCACTTCCAGCTCGGCGCCATGAAACTGGTCGAGGTTGAAGTCCCGCATGGCTGGATCGAGGTGGGCCCCGACAATGCGGGCCGCCGCCTCCTCCTTCAGGAACTCTTCCTCGCCGAACAAGAAAAACACGCCGCCCCGGCGCCCGGCCGCCAGGGCCTCGGCCAGCGCGTCCGGAGCCAGGAGCGGCATGGAGGCGCCTCTACCGCGCCCGCGTGTCAGACGCCCAGGCGTTGCGCTGCAGCCACTCCGCAGGGCGGAACGGCGGCGGACCGACCAGCAGCGGGGAGAAAGGACCGGGTGCCGAGAGACTGGTTGTCAGTAGCGAGGGGAAGAAGAAGGACGAGGTTGGGTCTCCGGGTTGTGCTGGCGGGCGCCCGTTGGTGCGGCCCGCCCAGAGCGGGCCGAACAGCCTGCTGTCCCATGCAGACTCCGCGGCCCGCCCGGCGGCGCCGGAGCGCCAGACCGGAGACTCTTCTGGCGTGTCCCAGACCCTGGTGCCCCAGCCCGAAAGCGGCGAGGGTGCACCGCCCGCCCCGCCCGTGTCCAGCAAGGCAGGGAAGAAGAGGCCCACCCCACCACGCTGGAGATCGGCAATATGAAGGGGAACGGCCTCGCGCAGCAGCAGCGGCGTCCAGGCAATGACCGCAAGCACCCCCGCTACGACCAGTGCCACCGCCGAATTCCCGCCGGAGCCGCGCGGCGGCGGCCACGACTCGTCCTCCAGGTGCAACAGTCGATGGCGCAGCCGCCATTCGAAATCGCCCGAAGCTTCCACGGCGGGCAGCGACTGCACCAGCCGCAAACCCTCGCGCACCACGCTGTCATAGCGCCCGCAAGCGGCGCAGTCGTCCGCGTGCTCTCGCCAGCGCGCGCCGTCCAGCGGATCCATCAGCCCGTCCAGATACTCAGAGTGGCGGGCCAGAAACTGATCGCATGTCATGCGTGTGGTACGTCCCGTCCAACTCCCGGGTTCCGGCCGTGTCCGCAGCGCCCGTACTACTGCCGCACGGGCCCGGGGGTTCCATCGCTGCCACGGCGCTAGCCAGGCAAGCCGCGATCGGGTGGAAGGGAGGGGAGGCCTGGTGGTCGAATTCACAAGGACGGCGGCATTCGGCACCGTACTTGTGAACTGGACCACTAGCCCAGCATGGGCGCAATGATCTGCGCGAAGTTGTTGCGCGC
The Gemmatimonadota bacterium DNA segment above includes these coding regions:
- a CDS encoding response regulator; this translates as MATQLRILVAEDEPLNALALQAQLEALGHEVVGPARNGREAIELARTHSLELAILDIRMPEVSGLEAAREIFRITPIPILLLTGYSDPDFIAQATRSPVFHYLVKPVSLADLAPAISVARNRFQEWLHFTDEAAQIEREIRERKVIEQAKGILIQARGLSEEEALALLNREAENRGLPMAEIARTIVAAHSLLRPGQS
- a CDS encoding SPOR domain-containing protein, whose protein sequence is MRRLALLLAFAAARPVAALPQAGAVERAEALARAGDYAAARSALARWWQEAAAAAAPADGGLHARALLLRASLATDRDTAQADYLALVLGYPTAPQASEALLRLGQGLLAAGDTSRGLAYLERLAADYPQSPSRAAGLLWLARAYAAGRQGEEACRAAARGLAAPSSDADLVTMLRAEERRHCLAVRPAPAPPARAAAARYAVQAGAFRARAGAEKIASELRSAGFEPRIVYVAGSELIRVRVGRFGSRADADALARRINAAGLEGFVVADAGAERAPVQ
- the holA gene encoding DNA polymerase III subunit delta translates to MPLLAPDALAEALAAGRRGGVFFLFGEEEFLKEEAAARIVGAHLDPAMRDFNLDQFHGAELEVERLGSVLGMPPLMAEWRVVIVREAQALAGLPRVREMVEALLDRPAPGLALVLLGRIPAGSRAQLYERLKRRAVAVEFLPLGPGETPGWLMARAQAEGLDLDPEAARALGVAIGPELGVLLRELDKLRDYVGARRRVGVADVEAVVGRLPRQNRWEWFDMVGGARFAEARAALPVLLDAGETGVSLVTGLGLQFLRLALAAHGGERALEAELPAGQRWLARRLMPQARRWTPAALDAVLADLLRADRLIKSTGVGDDRVLQELLLRLEAHARAADAA